From Solanum lycopersicum chromosome 4, SLM_r2.1:
GTTAGTTTATTTCCTTTTGGCGAAGGAATCAAGGCCTCCCAAGTTCATTGGGCAAGGGCTTGATTTATCTGAATTTAAGGAGCACTTGAGTCAACATTATGCTGAATTTCGGGAACCTTGTGAGCTATGTTGTTTCTCTTTATgccatttcttgaatttttcttcctttttctttgcCGTGGGAGGTAGTTGAAGCATGTATTTCAAAAAGTTTGCAGAGGGAAAGAAACAGGACTGTCActaaactgatttttttttcttctgatttTAAGCAGAAATCTCAGCATCTTACAAATGAGCAAATTGAAAAGCTGAAGATGTTCAAGATAACGTTGGACCGCATTATGCTTTTCTTGCAGCTTAACAAGGATTATGTCACACTTGCTCACAAGGAGAAACTGCTTTCGATTGAGAAACACATAGATTTCTTTCTTAGACCCCGTCAGACACCAAAGCCTACTTCTCCAGTGCAGGAGCAACTTCCTCAGAAGGACAAGCAGCAAACTGATGCAGAACCAGCAACTAAGAGAGCAGTCCCACCATCGGCAGATGCAGCAGCAACGTTTTTAGACGTTAGCACGACAGCAGCAAGCAAAGCAACAGTAGACCATGCTATTGTGAACCCACCAGATGTCACAGCTTCAACAGTCTTCGATCCAGCTTCAGCAACCTCAATCCCTTGATGGTTGAAATATATGCAACAAAACAGTATTATTGACTTGCAACATGATTGTTTTGGATAATTCTATTGTTTATGTTTCGTGCACTCGTTAACTCATGCACCCTTCCCTAGATTATGTGAACTATTTGCAATTATGAtgataaattgtttaaattatatGCGGGAACTCAggctaaaatttgaaatatgcatcTCCATATTTTTCTCTGTTTGGATCTTGTAGCTACGCTTGCAAGCAAAGGTCAAAattcttctaaaaaaatttatggtctcttttttttctatttcgtTTCTTCGATTGGTATGTTTCCTTCAATAATGATATACTATTTTAATTGGTTTTCAAATATAGAAGTTCATTATACTATTTTGATGATAATATTAACTATAGTTTACTTGTCAATTTGCTATCTTAGCAAAGTTTTATAGCATTAAATCTAACCATGGTGTagtgtatttattattttgaaatcttGGATACACCTCTAAGTAAAAAGTTGTAGTGGGGAATAGTATTTACTTTTTATACAAGAGTATACAGATTCGAACAACATATATAATCTTATGATGGATAGTAaatcattatgaattttatggaatatatctaaaaatatatatataacagtATCATGGTTACTTTAGTCATAATAAAGTTGTCATTCTTTGTTTCTACCTCGTGTACATATTATTTCTctgacataatacatatattagaccctaaacttgacttcaaattttaactttgacctccaactttcataatgcacaaatagacactttaactatccaacttttaaataataaacacatgagtcctacatgacacaatacacgtaggacaaaaaatgacatgtgtgtctatttgttcaactttatacaagtttgtctatttgtgcacattcaaagttgaagggcataaatgtaatttgaagccaagttgaagggcacatttatgtattatgcctatttCTCCAGTGCTTTCACAATATTCGTCTAATTGATAATCTTACAATATTTGTCTAATTGATTCAAATTCTTTACGATATTAAATTTTCTATCTCATTGTTGTTTTACTTATATAGTTTTTAATCAAAACGAGTAAACATACCTTCTAATTACTGCATTTTAACTAACAAAATGTAAACTTAAATTCGACAAATGTTAtaagaaaatgaacaaaatacgCCTTTTAGTTTTGTGTAGTAAATGTTTGAGGAAGTTATTCATGTACCAAATGTGGCTAACGAAAAacgaaaaataacttttagttttaattttataataagtgGAGGTAATGAAGAGTCTATAAACACACTCACCAACAAACATTATAGATTATATCTTCTTTCATCCAAATTTGCGATTATCTTGCAATATGTAGATTATTATGCAccatttgtaaaaaaaatgattatccAATTTTAATTGTAACAACCCTTACTAATTCTTATATTTGTGTTCTTTacaattttattcatatatatttattttctttttttgaggaATATGTCAATTGGAATGGTTACAAGATGGATGTTAATCAAATACAAAATTGTAagtgaattttgatttttcatatcgccatctttttgaattttcaaatataactttgttattggtaattatacttttaaattttttatttcttttatttgtaggatataaatataataaaactaaccccaaatttatattattattaactaTTTTGAGGATAAGCTAAACATGTTGAATCTCTCGGAACATTTTGGGAGGCTCAATTGTTTCTGATTAAAATAGCTATCTTAAACCGCCACATAAACAAATAACGGTCGCCGCTAAATATAGATAGATATTCTTGGCAATTAAAACCACCACTAAAACCAATAGAAGTTGCTGCTAAAGCTAAGTATTGCTGGCAACTTAAATCGCCACTAAAACCAATTACCGTCGCTGCTaaaggttaattttagtggCAAGTTAAACCGCCACTAAAACCAATAATAGTCACCGCTAAAGATAAGTTTTAGAAACAACTAAAACCGCAACTAAACAAATACAAGTCGCCGCTAAAGATTAGTATTTGTGGCAACTAAACCGccactaaataaaatataagtcgcTGCTAAAGCTAATTAAGTATTAGTTTCAACTTAAATCTCCACTAAACCCATTATTGTTGCCGCTAAAGGTTAATTTAGTGGCAACTTAAACCGCCACTAAAACCTATATTAGTCGCCGCTATAGATAAGTTTTAGTAGCAACTAACATGGTCACATAAACAAATAGCGGTCGCCGCTAAAGATAAGTATTCGTGGCAACTAAAACCAccactaaataaaatatataagtcGCTGCTAAAGCTAACTATACTGTCAACTTAAATCGCCACTAAAACTAATTACTGTCGTCGCTAAAGGCTAATTTTAGTGTCAACTTAACCTGCAACTAAAACCAATATTAATCGCCACTAAAGATAAGTATTCGTGGCAATTAAAACCGccactaaataaaatatcagtCGCTGCTAAAGGCATGTATTAGTGGCAACTAAATCGCCATTAAAGCCAACATCAATCGTCGCTAAAGATAAGTTTTAGTGCAACTAAAATCGCCaccaaaacaaatacaagtcgCTGCCAAAGATGGCAACTAAACCGccactaaataaaatatagtcgttgctaaaagtttgtattagtGGCAACTCACATCGCCACTAAAACAAATTATTGTCGCCGCGAAAGCTTAATTAAGTGGCAACTTAAACCGCCACTAAAACCAATGTAAGTCGCCGCTAAACATAAGTTTTAGTTGCAACTAAAACTGCCACTAAACAAATACAAGTCGCCGCTAAAGGTTCGTGTTCGTGGCAACTAAAGCTgcaacaaaatcaaataaaggTCGCCGCCAAAGGTCAGTTTTAGTTAAACTGccactaaaataaataatggtcGCCGCTAAAGGTATATTTAGTAGCAACTAAAACTGCCACTAAATCAAATAAAGTTGCCGTTAAAGATTAGTTTTAGTAGCATTTGAAACACAACCACTAAAACTAATAAAGGTCGCCGCTAAAGATTGGTTCTCGTGGCAACTAATTAAACCGCCACACAGCCAAATAAAAGTCGCTGATAAAACTTTGTGTTTTAGTGACAACACAAACCGCcactaaatcaaataaaaatcgCCGCTAACAATAAGGTATTCATGGCAAATGAAACTGCCACTAAACTACATTCGAATAATAATTGTCCATTactattcaaaatcaaaagttAAATATGAAGAATCATTCTCCACTACTATGTAAAAACACTTCTAGaactaaaatttgaaacatttcTTTAAATTGCTTTTTAAGAATCAATTTTACAAAGATTGATGTTGTCATCATAGCAtaaatcaaatttcaatatgaaaaaagaaagaaagtgagAAACTACAaatgaaggataaaaaaaaatgctCGAGTTTATCATCTATTTAATGTTCTTCTTCATAGaccataatataatttttattatttagtaaataatatataaatggcAAAACTACTATTGTTAATTTTagcattttctattttataactcaactttttttaattattattattattattataataataaagaataaacgTGCACCGCACGCTCCCAAAGCTAGTAGTATTATAAGTCGAAAGATTTTAACTTCAAAGTTGGATTACGATTTTACACCTTcactaaatttaaatattattagcaaactaattaataaattttaaataataattatatggtATTAATCCATTATATTTCTCTATAGAATTAATTCACGGTATATTTAATTTGTTCTCATTCTAAAATGGAGTTCGGTAGATTAAGTGTTTCATCCtttaacattaaaaaacaaaaatgtccTTTGAATTACCATACATCGGCACACATATATAGATTTTAGTTAGAAACTTTACGTATCCCAACTTTAACCAATTGAATTCTCCTAGATTTATGTATATCAACAATTTTTATATGACTTTTATAATTCCTGAccttattatatacatatcaataaattgatttcaaaatcacTTTATATTAATGTATACACTTAGTTATTTCGATGTATAATTGTTGATGAATGATTGTTGGTGGATGTATTTACATTTTTCATCACAATCACTTTATGTTAATTTATACACTTAGCTATTCTAATGTATAATTGTTGATGGATGTAATTGGTCATCACATATGCaataaaaaagaggaaaatcTATTTATGTTTTGTTAGTTATGGAGGAAGTTTCTCCGTTCTTTTACACTAGAACTgtttctctctttaattttgtcatttaaatattttataattcattagctattttattatttttaatctactctatttcatcttattttcaaatatttgtggGATAAACATAATGTACATATGAGGTTGTATTGTGATGCCAtaataatgttatgaatattgaaaattttagggataatgtccaagtaccccctcaacctatgcccgaaatctcagagacacacttatactatactaaggtcttattacccctgAGGAATTAAGGCCTCCATAATTCTTCGGGCAAGGGCTTGATTTATCTGAATTTAAAAGCACTTGAATCAACATTCTGTTGAATTGTGTACGCCTTGCGAGCTATGTTGTGTACTTGTAGCATGACTGTGACTGAACAGATTTCTTTTTACTGATTTTAAGCATGACTCTATTCATCACCGTCTTCAAAATGAGAATATTGAAAAGATCAAGATGTTCAAGGTGACGCTGGAACACATTATGCTTTTCTTGCGGCTTAAAAAGCAGGATATTCAACTTAGTCACAAGGGCAAGCTGGACTCGGTTGAGAAGAACATAAGTTTCTTTCTAAGGTTCAATTGGGAACGCAGCATGACTTCTTCTTCTCCACAGCAAGGGGAACTTCATCAGGATAACATAAGCTCATTCAGTACACAAAGTGGAACGAACCCCGTAAAGGCAAACCTCGAATCCCTACAGCAAAATTCAAACGCTCTGTGCAACCGGCTACTGATGCAGCAACAGCTTCTTCAAAGTCAGCAGTTAATGGAACATCAGCAAGCAATGAACTCACTGCAGCAGTTAATGCAACCGAATAATTTCACCAAATTGCAGCATAATTCCTTGTCTGGCGTATCGACAAATATCAACACTCAGCAATACATGATAAATTCAGTACAGCCtggtttcaatttcaatttggGACAGAGTAATTCTTTGAACTTCCTGCAACAGGTGTCTACTGGATTTTTGCAACGAAATCCTGTTAACAATCTTCAACATGGTAATATAAGCTCATTCCGTACACAAAGTGGAGTGAATCCCATACGAGGAAACCTCGGTTCCCTACAGAAAAATTCGAGTGTCAGGCAGCGAATGTGGCAGAGCCAGCAACTACTTTTTCAAAGATTGAAGTTAATGAAACAGAGGCAAGCAAATCAACAGTAGACCACACTATTGCCAACCCACCAGACGTCGCAGATTCAACAGTCTTCCATGCTACTTCCGCAACCACAA
This genomic window contains:
- the LOC101258358 gene encoding mediator of RNA polymerase II transcription subunit 15a isoform X1: MYTDTQDCKSTASAMAATGSSTVEGSTRSPLDSTVQTGNANEGDWQEKAYEKIKSMKEMHYSKLYSLYQEIADALEEKSQHLTNEQIEKLKMFKITLDRIMLFLQLNKDYVTLAHKEKLLSIEKHIDFFLRPRQTPKPTSPVQEQLPQKDKQQTDAEPATKRAVPPSADAAATFLDVSTTAASKATVDHAIVNPPDVTASTVFDPASATSIP
- the LOC101258358 gene encoding mediator of RNA polymerase II transcription subunit 15a isoform X2, whose translation is MDTHGGGECTDPAVAAAGEAAGAPLDSTVQTGNANEGDWQEKAYEKIKSMKEMHYSKLYSLYQEIADALEEKSQHLTNEQIEKLKMFKITLDRIMLFLQLNKDYVTLAHKEKLLSIEKHIDFFLRPRQTPKPTSPVQEQLPQKDKQQTDAEPATKRAVPPSADAAATFLDVSTTAASKATVDHAIVNPPDVTASTVFDPASATSIP